The Prunus dulcis chromosome 5, ALMONDv2, whole genome shotgun sequence genomic sequence TagtactttaaaaaaaaaaaaagttgatttttcttAAGATTTAACTTGATTATATTGAGATGTGAGCAATTTAACATACTATCTTATTTGACTGCCAGTAAAAATTGTAGTTACATACATCATGGATacttattgaaaaataaacgTTCAAGTGTGGAAGACTATCATTGAACCGATACTAAAACCCTCTTATGCATATTGTGAAACCTAATTATGAGTGGTTGGGGGGAAAATACTTGAGTGTTTGAAGTAGTCTAGAAACAATGTGACATTGTTTCGAAAACTCGAGACATATCTAGTAGGGGTCTAAAATGTATCTGTCAGTGTAGAAACTAGAAAAgttcttttgtttcctttcttggtatctattttctttctttgctaaTCTGATTTTAGGAAACTGACTAACTCAAcgattttgattgatgatggCAGAAAAGGAAGTTAATTCTAGACACAATTCCATGTGGTAAAATGAAAGCAATAGTAGTTCTTTCATAAGAAATCTCGAAAGTTCTTCTATCTTATTAGAATGGATCCAAATGAATACGTTATTTGCAAGAAAGTCCAAAGAGATTAAAGACACAAAGTATGCAGTGAACAAAAGCTTGGGCTGATACAAAGTGACGAAATTCTACAGTGGATGCCATATATGGACCTTTCATTAAAGGACTCATACAAAGTGAGCTTCAAAGGGCTTCCAAATTTTAGCTTCCCTAAGACCCAAAGATCACAACTATTGGGCTAGTAACATTGTGGTTATCAGAAACCCATCTCAAATATCCCTTGCCAAACAAAACACCATCCTTCCCAGCACCCTCTTGTGCAACAAACTTCACACGATATGTAATAGTCTGCTTAACCTTTGTGAATTTAAGCACCTCAGGGCTCACATTCACATCCACTTTGTGTGGTGCTAAAATATCCAACTTGTAAGTTGAATTTGCCTCCCCAACATTCTTCACTGTCCTTGTATAAAGCTGAGACCTAGTCTTTTTATTGGAGCCAATTATAATAGAAAATGAAGGGTAGTTTAGCTGTGCTTCTGGTATGGCTCCAATTTTTGAGCAATCCACTGTTTGTTGGGTTATGATCTGTATCTGTTTGTCTGTGTAATTCAAGCCACACAGGTATTGGATGTAATTATTCGGTTGCGTGTCGTAGACTAGCCCTGGATCATTTGCTTTTGAAGGGTTAACATGGCCTGCACCTATTGCAAAAAGGTCTGCTCCCTTGAGTGTTTGATCAACAATGGACTTACCTCCGAGGTTATGTACATCGGCGGTTGTCATGATTGCTGATTTGATAGCAGCGGGTGACCAGTCAGGGTGTGAGCCCTTGAGCAAGGCTGCAATGCCACTTAGGTGAGGGCATGCCATTGAGGTACCTGAAATTATGTTAAATGTTGCCTTAGATTTTGTGGCATTGTCCACTGAAACAGGCCATGTTGCCAGGATGCTAACACCGGGACCAGTGATGTCCGGTTTCAAAATCCCGGGGCTTGCAGTGCTCGGTCCTCTTGATGAAAAGGAAGCGACACTCGGAGCATGTTTATCTCCAATAACAGTGCCTTTGAACAAAATTGTGGCTGTAGGCTTTGTGGTTGACTTTAAATAGGACTTGATTTTCAACCCTGCATCATAACTCACATGTGCTGTGGGTAGCACATGAGGGTCAGCTAATGTGCTAAAGCCATCAATCCTTTGGTTCATGAGAATCATGGCAGCTCCACCAGCTCTTTTTACTTCTGCTCCTTTGTCAATTCTTCCACCTGCTCCACCTCTCTCACATAAAACTATTTTCCCTTTAACGTTTTTAAGAGTTCCTGGATCGCAAAAAGCTGATGTTTGGTTTCCAAGTGAGCCTGCGTCAACAAGAGGTAGCATAATTTTTGAGTTAAAATTGTTAGGCTGGAACAGAGATTCGCCATTGTACTCTTTCTTGTTCCCGAGCCGTGCTGTTGCTCTG encodes the following:
- the LOC117627228 gene encoding subtilisin-like protease SBT1.2; this translates as MESKKCVVLQMQIVYLLSLLFMSSLSLAAAEEQNGMQTYIVWVEKPVALGSSAQSHEDLESWYQTFLPESTIATSNQLSKPRIVHAYHNVATGFAAKLTPEEVKAMEKKPGFVSAHPEAILPLHTTHSPNFLGLNQGLGFWKGSNYGKGVIIGVLDTGVSPDHPSFSDAGVPPPPAKWKGKCEFNGRVCNNKLIGARNFNGISTGQPAGDPPLDQEGHGTHTSSTAAGNFVKGATVFGMVKGTAVGMAPYAHLAIYRVCSVAGCAEGDILAAMDAAVDDAVDVLSLSLGGFSRPFYSDGVAVGAFGAIQKGIFVSCSAGNSGPSYSTSSNEAPWILTVGASTIDRNIRATARLGNKKEYNGESLFQPNNFNSKIMLPLVDAGSLGNQTSAFCDPGTLKNVKGKIVLCERGGAGGRIDKGAEVKRAGGAAMILMNQRIDGFSTLADPHVLPTAHVSYDAGLKIKSYLKSTTKPTATILFKGTVIGDKHAPSVASFSSRGPSTASPGILKPDITGPGVSILATWPVSVDNATKSKATFNIISGTSMACPHLSGIAALLKGSHPDWSPAAIKSAIMTTADVHNLGGKSIVDQTLKGADLFAIGAGHVNPSKANDPGLVYDTQPNNYIQYLCGLNYTDKQIQIITQQTVDCSKIGAIPEAQLNYPSFSIIIGSNKKTRSQLYTRTVKNVGEANSTYKLDILAPHKVDVNVSPEVLKFTKVKQTITYRVKFVAQEGAGKDGVLFGKGYLRWVSDNHNVTSPIVVIFGS